The following are encoded in a window of Onthophagus taurus isolate NC chromosome 3, IU_Otau_3.0, whole genome shotgun sequence genomic DNA:
- the LOC111413223 gene encoding ornithine aminotransferase, mitochondrial-like produces MSQCILNKKGHQNGIQKLEKINSNQTKDVIEREKKFGAHNYDPIPVALTKGKGVFVWDVEGKKYYDFLSAYSAVNQGHCHPKITEAVKKQVDTLTLTSRAFFTDALGEYAEFITKLFGYDKILPVNSGVEAGETACKIARKWGYLKKKIPNDQAKIVFAEGNYWGRTMSAISSSTDPTCRDCYGPFMPGFIVIPYDDEEVLEETLKNDPNICAFMVEPIQGEAGIVVPKPGYLKRIREICTKYNVLWIDDEVQTGLGRTGKLLGVHHENVRPDIVCLGKALSGGMMAISAVLADDETILCIKPGEHGSTYGGNPLSCKVATAALKVILEEDLCENAKKLGNILMEDLKKLPKELVCEVRGKGLMCAIVINEKVGFTATDVCIKLRDNGLLAKPTHGDIIRLAPPLVMTEVQLKVCTNILLKTINSFRI; encoded by the exons ATGTCTCAATGTATCCTTAACAAAAAAGGCCAtcaaaacggtatccagaaaTTAGAGAAAATCAATTCTAATCAAACTAAAGACGTTATTgagagagaaaaaaaatttggggcTCACAATTATGATCCAATTCCAGTTGCTTTAACAAAAGGAAAAG GTGTTTTTGTATGGGATGTCgaaggaaaaaaatattacgatTTTCTTAGTGCTTATTCAGCGGTAAATCAAGGACATTGTCACCCGAAAATAACGGAAGctgttaaaaaacaagttgatACCTTAACATTAACTTCAAGGGCTTTTTTTACCGACGCTTTAGGTGAATACGCCGAgtttataacaaaactttttggaTATGACAAAATTCTCCCGGTAAATAGTGGGGTTGAAGCCGGCGAAACAGCTTGTAAAATAGCGAGAAAATGGGGTTACTTAAAAAAGAAGATTCCAAACGATCaagcaaaaattgttttcgcCGAAGGAAATTATTGGGGAAGAACAATGTCGGCGATTTCATCATCGACCGATCCAACTTGTCGGGATTGTTATGGTCCTTTCATGCCTGGATTTATTGTTATTCCGTACGATGATGAGGAAGTTTTagaagaaactttaaaaaatgatccGAATATTTGTGCTTTTATGGTTGAGCCGATTCAAGGTGAAGCTGGAATCGTCGTCCCTAAACCgggttatttaaaaagaattagagaAATTTGTACGAAATACAACGTTTTATGGATTGATGATGAAGTCCAAACAGGTTTGGGAAGAACCGGAAAATTATTGGGGGTTCACCACGAAAATGTTCGCCCGGATATAGTTTGTTTAGGAAAAGCTTTATCGGGAGGAATGATGGCC atTTCCGCGGTTCTTGCCGACGATGAAACCATCCTTTGTATAAAACCGGGCGAGCATGGCTCAACTTATGGCGGAAATCCCTTATCTTGTAAAGTTGCAACAGCTgctttaaaagtaattttagaaGAAGATTTATGTGAAAACGCTAAAAAATTAGGCAACATTTTAATggaggatttaaaaaaattacctaaaGAACTAGTTTGCGAAGTTAGAGGGAAAGGATTGATGTGTGCTATCGTTATTAACGAAA AAGTTGGATTTACAGCCACCGATGTTTGTATTAAACTAAGAGATAATGGCCTTTTAGCTAAACCAACTCACGGAGATATCATCCGATTAGCACCACCTTTAGTGATGACGGAAGTTCAATTAAAAGTTTGCACCAATATTctattaaaaactataaattcatttagaatttaa
- the LOC111413199 gene encoding adhesion G protein-coupled receptor A3 — protein sequence MFLLRLLTILCILTAFLRVILGHNECPAKCSCKRTNQADTAEWVKVRCGDFKRIQTFEELDFNNIASEIVHLNLSNNSMSNFQPKIQFVALQKLDISGNQLVDLVDRQFIEVPNLKRLDISGNQIKNVGRFTFENLRLLERLKLNNNFINTIEKGTFDYLENLKQLDISNNPLTCDCKLLWLLKWAENTSVKLMSNPKCASPAANKGISIKKLKIGEHIHCKSPAQGNREIPIVEITPNYSQIVFEGDSLRLNCKAPSSLESYDIHLSNLKDNIEWLWLDLNPRTIFDDVLIENKYLEDVGLIDSSLIITKLNRNHSGMWNCELISNKHRSKSVKIIVISNETKFCSSILTSDNKGSYIWPKTIVNNTVFLPCKQTHLSLDINLQKVSYFCGENGKWSDLNTTMCSYISDTTRILEQFSKFSLAMGKGGIIESAKHFKNYISDLNQLKDVEDLIFIIRTIESYSQFVPEENELGQILVEIASMVMFLNETFISETCSRDNSCNKLIKSIENIAQFTTISSLHKSNIALEIFPVKQTTFSGMTCTWYITHNNLRERLFYCATTNQITKSVTPEKTVEASIQVPILFFHQLRNREILQDTLSHKILISMFGDAKLFPIKSRNEIIVSAVVGIKLDDENQIENLTDPINIMLRTPKSSHTSSELIPVWWNKNLNNGTGSWTSHGCYFIEEILDSTVFKCYNLGYYALKQNSTQTSIKYYAKFKFSHSAIYIGSFILFMCLLTSILTYLFFYAAIQMPRKAKHSLLNIWISIAFLCFIYVFGIYQTEDLKLCQIIGLILHYLTLSSLLWMCVGVNGMYKRLRKNDNRVLELQDDEIGEEHIKKPIIGLYFVGWGIALIVCGISSAVNMKEYSSVNYCFLSSEPALSALYVPFTILIITLCIYFSLIRCAMYSIVDTGGHLSEGTQATENVDLDLLEPNFPNNSIPSISTKSSSETEDPEHAPIVQLKAYIIFLFIYVLTWILCAFSTIQPIKLKRFEEVFCVAYAILAIVLGSFTVFFYCIARNDVRTRYVLFTKDLKKKRLFCFFIRSRNISDTTTTTTRNVSQIQIQPLPPIPIIEEGGNSNQTRSSSRSSSNNTKSNNSHQILKGADLNAYSDSQGIKINNVNLVVLHRKQYRGNSVVPNLIENPTNSEMFYNPHQITVARKFFRKQKRNMMKHTNLVTKRNDFHDNSSIASFPKTNNDNQSVDHQSIFSTNSKVNNTNIHIEKIRKQRNTNNPNILLIDSYDEEATKPTDFKDKKRKHKKKQINNYKPTHDNMRSVSQQCTLEYSSEAISDSILDQRSPEKIQNNFNPELATATTEKTIKISENVDKLNTVYEPSLEEENSFLPGRIYVNPSHEPLFPINKRVQSRASSVSASEIDELYQEIRGPRHNKYDRMRQPSPCYSDSEVTSGVSEVRFRSRRGFFGEKFSTSNV from the exons ATGTTTTTACTCAGATTACTGACGATTTTGTGTATCTTAACCGCCTTTTTGCGTGTGATTTTGGGCCACAACGAGTGCCCCGCGAAATGTAGTTGTAAACGCACCAATCAGGCGGATACTGCCGAATGGGTTAAAGTCAGGTGTGGTGACTTTAAAAGGATACAAACCTTCGAGGAActcgattttaataatatcgcCAGCGAAATCGTTCATTTGAATTTATCCAACAACTCGATGAGCAATTTTCAACCGAAAATCCAATTTGTTgctttacaaaaatt GGATATAAGTGGAAATCAACTGGTTGATCTCGTAGATAGACAATTTATTGAGGTTCCTAATTTGAAGCGATTAGATATTTCTGggaatcaaattaaaaacgttGGACGATTCACTTTCGAAAATCTTCGATTACTcgaaagattaaaattaaataataattttataaacacaATCGAAAAGGGTACTTTTGATTATTTGGAGAATCTTAAACAATT agaTATCTCAAATAATCCGTTAACATGCGATTGTAAATTACTTTGGTTATTAAAATGGGCTGAAAATACATCGGTAAAATTAATGTCGAACCCAAAATGCGCATCGCCTGCAGCGAATAAAGGaatatcgattaaaaaattaaaaattggcgAACACATTCATTGTAAATCCCCGGCACAAGGAAATCGTGAAATCCCCATCGTTGAAATAACCCCCAATTATAGCCAAATCGTTTTTGAGGGAGATTCATTACGATTAAATTGTAAAGCTCCGAGTAGTTTAGAAAGTTACGATATACATTTATcgaatttaaaagataatattGAATGGTTGTGGCTCGATTTGAATCCTCGAACGATTTTCGATGatgttttaatagaaaataaatatttagaagatGTTGGATTGATTGATAGCTCGTTGATTATAACGAAATTGAATCGGAATCATAGCGGAATGTGGAATTGCGAGTTAATCTCGAATAAGCATCGatcaaaaagtgttaaaattattgttatatcAAATGAAACAAAGTTTTGCTCAAGTATTTTAACAAGCGACAACAAAGGAAGTTATATTTGGCCTAAAACTATCGTAAATAACACGGTTTTTTTACCGTGCAAACAAACCCATTTATCACTGgatattaatttacaaaaagtaAGTTATTTTTGTGGGGAAAATGGGAAATGGAGTGATTTAAACACAACGATGTGTAGTTATATCTCGGATACAACACGAATTTTAGAACAATTTTCTAAGTTTAGTTTAGCAATGGGTAAAGGGGGGATCATCGAGAGTgctaaacattttaaaaattatatttctgACTTAAATCAGTTAAAAGATGTTGAAGATTTGATATTTATAATCAGAACGATTGAAAGTTATTCTCAATTTGTGCCGGAAGAGAACGAATTGGGGCAAATTTTAGTGGAAATTGCAAGCATGGTGATGTTTTTGAACGAAACTTTCATTTCGGAAACTTGTTCTAGGGATAATTCTTGTAATAAGCTTATCAAatcaattgaaaatatcgcTCAATTTACAACGATATCTTCTCTTCATAAATCGAATATAGCTTTAGAGATATTTCCCGTTAAACAAACAACCTTCTCAGGAATGACGTGCACTTGGTATATTACCCATAATAATTTAAGGGAACGATTATTTTATTGCGCAACTACGAATCAAATCACTAAAAGTGTTACTCCCGAGAAAACTGTTGAAGCCTCTATTCAAGTACCGATATTATTCTTTCATCAATTACGTAATCGGGAGATTTTACAAGATACTTTATCGCATAAGATTTTAATTTCGATGTTTGGGGATGCTAAATTATTTCCGATTAAGAGTCGaaatgaaattattgtttctGCTGTTGTTGGAATTAAATTAG atGACGAAAATCAAATAGAAAATTTGACAGACCCGATTAACATAATGTTACGAACCCCAAAATCATCGCACACATCATCGGAATTAATCCCGGTGTGgtggaataaaaatttaaacaacggAACCGGATCTTGGACGTCGCACGGATGTTATTTCATCGAAGAAATTTTAGATTCCAccgttttcaaatgttacaACCTCGGCTATTAcgctttaaaacaaaactcgACCCAAACCTCAATCAAGTATTACGCAAAATTCAAATTCTCCCATTCCGCGATTTACATCGGAagtttcattttgtttatgtgCTTATTAACGTCGATATTaacgtatttatttttttacgccGCCATTCAAATGCCGCGAAAGGCCAAACATAGCTTATTAAACATTTGGATTTCGATTgcgtttttgtgttttatttatgtcTTTGGGATTTATCAAACTGAGGATTTAAAGTTGTGCCAAATAATCGGATTAATTTTGCATTATTTAACGTTATCGTCGTTGTTGTGGATGTGCGTTGGAGTTAACGGGATGTATAAGAGGTTACGGAAGAACGATAATCGGGTTTTGGAGTTGCAGGATGATGAAATTGGGGAGGAACATATTAAGAAGCCGATTATTGGGTTGTATTTTGTTGGGTGGGGGATTGCTTTGATTGTTTGTGGGATATCGTCGGCTGTTAATATGAAGGAGTATTCGTCGGTTAATTATTGCTTTTTGAGCTCGGAACCTGCGTTAAGCGCACTTTATGTACCTTTTAcgattttgattataactctttgtatttatttttcgttGATTAGGTGCGCTATGTATAGCATTGTTGATACGGGGGGGCATTTGAGCGAAGGTACGCAAGCGACGGAGAACGTTGATTTGGATCTGTTGGAGCCGAATTTTCCTAATAACTCGATTCCGAGTATTTCGACGAAAAGTTCTTCGGAAACCGAAGACCCCGAGCATGCCCCAATCGTTCAATTAAAGgcatacatcatttttttatttatttatgtcttAACTTGGATTTTGTGTGCTTTCTCGACGATTCAAccgattaaattaaaaagatttgagGAGGTTTTTTGCGTAGCCTACGCAATTTTAGCGATCGTTTTAGGCTCTTTCacagttttcttttattgcaTCGCGCGAAATGATGTGAGGACGCGCTACGTTTTGTTcacaaaagatttaaaaaagaaacgattATTCTGCTTCTTTATTCGCTCGAGAAACATCAGCGACACCACAACAACAACGACGCGAAACGTTTCGCAAATTCAAATTCAACCTCTCCCCCCGATTCCGATCATTGAAGAAGGTGGAAACTCGAATCAAACGCGTTCAAGCAGCCGCTCATCCTCAAACAACACAAAATCAAACAACAGCCATCAAATTCTAAAAGGAGCCGACTTAAACGCGTACTCAGACTCGCaaggaattaaaataaacaacgtTAATTTGGTTGTATTGCACCGGAAGCAGTATCGCGGGAACTCGGTTGTCCCAAATTTAATCGAAAACCCCACTAATTCCGAAATGTTTTATAACCCCCACCAAATAACGGTTGCAAGGAAATTTTTTCGTAAGCAAAAACGCAACATGATGAAACACACGAATTTAGTTACgaaaagaaacgattttcACGATAACAGCTCGATTGCGTCGTTCCCAAAAACGAATAACGACAATCAAAGCGTTGACCATCAAAGCATCTTCTCAACAAACTCGAAAGTTAACAACACCAACATTCACATCGAAAAAATAAGGAAACAACGTAACACGAATAACCCCAATATTCTCTTAATCGATAGTTACGATGAAGAAGCAACGAAACCCACAGATTTCAAAGACAAAAAGAGGaaacataaaaagaaacaaatcaaTAATTACAAACCCACCCATGATAATATGAGATCGGTTTCGCAACAATGCACCTTGGAGTATAGCTCAGAAGCCATATCGGATTCAATTTTAGATCAGCGGAGTCCCGAAAAGAtccaaaacaattttaaccCCGAATTAGCAACCGCAACAACagaaaaaactataaaaatatcCGAAAATGTCGATAAATTAAACACGGTTTATGAACCATCGTTAGAAGAAGAAAATTCTTTCCTTCCAGGTCGAATTTATGTCAACCCATCTCACGAACCTTTATTCCCAATAAATAAACGCGTGCAAAGTCGAGCGAGTAGCGTCTCAGCCAGCGAAATCGACGAATTATACCAAGAAATAAGAGGACCGAGACACAACAAATACGACAGAATGCGACAACCGAGTCCTTGTTATTCCGATTCGGAAGTTACTTCCGGTGTGAGCGAGGTTCGATTTAGAAGTAGAAGAGGGTTCTTTGGcgaaaaattttcaacatcaaacgtttaa